A genomic region of Candidatus Eisenbacteria bacterium contains the following coding sequences:
- a CDS encoding cysteine synthase family protein, translating to MSTVAALDPQLQERFKSLGRLIGNTPLLAVDVRLRGILRTVYCKSEQLNMTGSIKDRMALHILECAYREGRIRPGDTIVEATSGNTGISFAALGRALGHPVVIYMPDWMSRERVDLIRSYGAHVVPVTREQGGFVGSIRMAEDLASSDDHVFLPRQFSNEANVQAHELTTGPEIWWQLQFHGLAPDAFVAGIGTGGTVMGVGRCLRALRPGIRVHPLEPMESPTLRTGHKCGQHRIQGISDEFIPDIVDLAGLDSVVDVSDGDAIRMSQALASRLGLAVGISSGANFLGALKVQEELGAGAVVATVFPDDNKKYLSTALLGEEPVKSGHLAPEVELTGLRVFKRVCHTCCEAEGCPQRDFPQGSNEGGRP from the coding sequence ATGTCAACCGTGGCCGCGCTGGATCCCCAGCTCCAGGAACGCTTCAAGAGCCTCGGGCGGCTCATCGGCAACACGCCCCTGCTGGCCGTCGACGTGCGCCTCCGCGGCATCCTCCGCACCGTCTACTGCAAGTCCGAGCAGCTCAACATGACCGGCAGCATCAAGGACCGTATGGCGCTGCACATCCTGGAATGCGCCTACCGCGAAGGGCGGATCCGCCCGGGCGACACCATCGTGGAGGCCACCAGCGGCAACACCGGAATCTCGTTCGCCGCGCTGGGCCGCGCGCTCGGCCACCCCGTGGTGATCTACATGCCCGACTGGATGAGCCGCGAGCGCGTGGACCTGATCCGCAGCTACGGCGCGCACGTGGTGCCGGTCACCCGCGAGCAGGGCGGGTTCGTGGGCAGCATCCGCATGGCCGAGGACCTGGCTTCGAGCGACGACCACGTGTTCCTGCCCCGCCAGTTTTCCAACGAGGCCAACGTGCAGGCGCACGAACTCACCACCGGCCCCGAGATCTGGTGGCAGCTCCAGTTCCACGGCCTGGCGCCGGACGCGTTCGTGGCCGGCATCGGCACCGGGGGCACGGTCATGGGCGTGGGCCGGTGCCTGCGGGCCCTCCGGCCCGGCATCCGGGTGCACCCGCTCGAGCCCATGGAGAGCCCCACGCTGCGCACCGGGCATAAGTGCGGCCAGCACCGCATCCAGGGCATCTCCGACGAGTTCATCCCCGACATCGTGGATCTCGCCGGGCTGGATTCCGTGGTGGACGTGTCCGACGGCGACGCCATCCGGATGTCGCAGGCGCTGGCGTCCCGGCTGGGGCTGGCGGTGGGCATCTCCTCGGGCGCCAACTTCCTCGGCGCGCTCAAGGTGCAGGAGGAGCTCGGCGCCGGGGCCGTGGTGGCCACCGTGTTCCCCGACGACAACAAGAAGTACCTGAGCACCGCCCTGCTGGGGGAGGAGCCCGTGAAATCCGGGCACCTCGCGCCGGAGGTGGAGCTGACCGGGCTCCGGGTATTCAAGCGTGTTTGTCACACGTGCTGCGAGGCGGAGGGCTGTCCGCAGCGCGACTTCCCACAGGGTTCCAACGAAGGAGGCAGGCCGTGA
- a CDS encoding DUF4920 domain-containing protein: MKSIKWVAAGVLVAALAGCATKVRAQETQASVPEAKTPESGQTGPLAVGAKITVKAPVSISRLAANPAKFSGKTVRLEGTVKAVCQGRGCWVEVESGGKSFMARSLDETVLLPKDCAGRKIVVQGVVKQLPQEAMEEPAPKDHVCPKPKYVVATQGAILL; this comes from the coding sequence GTGAAGTCCATCAAGTGGGTGGCGGCGGGAGTGCTCGTGGCGGCGCTGGCCGGTTGCGCCACGAAGGTGCGGGCGCAGGAGACCCAGGCCTCGGTGCCCGAGGCGAAGACCCCCGAGAGCGGACAGACCGGCCCGCTGGCGGTGGGCGCGAAGATCACTGTGAAGGCCCCGGTGAGCATCTCCAGGCTCGCCGCGAATCCCGCGAAGTTCTCGGGAAAGACCGTGCGGCTGGAAGGCACCGTGAAAGCCGTGTGCCAGGGCCGCGGCTGCTGGGTGGAAGTGGAGTCCGGCGGCAAGAGCTTCATGGCCCGCAGCCTCGACGAGACGGTGCTCCTGCCCAAGGACTGCGCCGGACGGAAGATCGTGGTGCAGGGCGTGGTGAAGCAGCTCCCGCAGGAAGCCATGGAAGAGCCCGCACCGAAGGACCACGTCTGCCCCAAGCCCAAGTACGTGGTCGCGACCCAGGGCGCCATCCTCTTGTAG
- a CDS encoding dehydrogenase E1 component subunit alpha/beta, which produces MLQQRQAEKTHGLDREQVLRAYRTMVLSRRVDDKEIQLKAQSKVFFQINGVGHEAVLAAASMVLRPGHDWFLPYYRDRALVLGLGVTPREIFLASVGAEADPASGGRQMPSHWGHRRLHIVSKSSCTGTQFLQACGLAEAGVYISETPGIEGVTQVQPDELVYVSVGEGACSEGEFWEGLNTAANRKLPVLFMIEDNGYAISVPSEVQYAGGNVSRLLEGYRKVGVHIVEVDGTDFFASHAALREAAAHVRERRGPALIHAHVIRPYSHSLSDDESLYRTKTEREAEQKRDPLARMRAHLLEEGLATEEEIEALHAAVDAEVARAADEAVASPQPPKSTAGWAVFSPEMDPRSDTFRTEPAFGEGTKEVTMVDLLNRCLRDEMARDPRILVFGEDVADATREDTLKEVAGKGGVFRVTHRLQKEFGGRRVFNSPLAEANIIGRAIGMALRGLKPVVEIQFMDYIWPAMMQLRNELGYMRYRSGNHWKCPVVVRVASGGYLHGGAPYHSQSGEALFAHCPGLRVVMPSTALDANGLLRTAIRCDDPVIFCEPKHLYRQVHNKGRYPGPEYMVPFGAARRVREGDTMTVVSYGSTVYRAWQAARTLQSEEISLDLLDLRTIVPYDWDSIAESVRRTHRALVVHEDALSFGVGAEIAARIGSELFEFLDAPVERVGAMDCPVAYAPDLEDEILPQTSDIVAAARRVAAY; this is translated from the coding sequence ATGCTGCAGCAACGGCAGGCGGAGAAGACCCACGGCCTGGACCGCGAGCAGGTTCTGAGGGCCTACCGGACCATGGTCCTGTCCCGCCGGGTGGACGACAAGGAGATCCAGCTCAAGGCCCAGAGCAAGGTGTTCTTCCAGATCAACGGCGTGGGGCACGAGGCGGTGCTGGCGGCGGCCTCGATGGTGCTTCGTCCAGGCCACGACTGGTTCCTGCCGTACTACCGCGACCGCGCGCTGGTGCTGGGCCTGGGAGTGACGCCCAGGGAGATCTTTCTCGCCTCGGTGGGCGCGGAGGCCGACCCCGCCTCCGGGGGGCGCCAGATGCCCTCGCACTGGGGGCACCGCCGGCTGCACATCGTGTCCAAGAGCTCCTGCACCGGCACGCAGTTCCTGCAGGCCTGCGGCCTGGCCGAGGCGGGCGTGTACATCTCGGAGACCCCGGGCATCGAGGGCGTGACCCAGGTGCAGCCGGACGAACTGGTGTACGTCTCGGTGGGCGAGGGCGCGTGCTCCGAGGGGGAGTTCTGGGAGGGGCTCAACACCGCGGCGAACCGGAAGCTGCCGGTGCTGTTCATGATCGAGGATAACGGCTACGCCATCTCGGTGCCCAGCGAGGTCCAGTACGCGGGTGGAAACGTCTCCCGGCTGCTTGAGGGCTATCGCAAGGTCGGCGTGCACATCGTGGAGGTGGACGGCACCGACTTCTTCGCCAGCCACGCCGCGCTGCGCGAGGCGGCCGCGCACGTCCGCGAGCGCCGGGGCCCGGCGCTGATCCACGCGCACGTGATCCGGCCCTACTCGCACTCGCTCTCCGACGACGAGTCGCTCTACCGCACCAAGACCGAGCGCGAGGCGGAGCAGAAACGCGACCCGCTGGCGCGGATGCGCGCGCACCTGCTGGAGGAGGGGCTGGCCACCGAGGAGGAAATCGAGGCCCTGCACGCCGCCGTGGACGCGGAGGTTGCCCGCGCCGCCGACGAGGCGGTGGCCTCGCCACAGCCGCCGAAGAGCACCGCCGGCTGGGCGGTGTTCTCGCCCGAGATGGATCCCCGCTCCGACACCTTCCGCACCGAGCCCGCCTTCGGGGAAGGCACCAAGGAGGTCACGATGGTGGACCTCCTCAACCGCTGCCTGCGCGACGAGATGGCGCGCGACCCGCGCATCCTGGTGTTCGGCGAGGACGTCGCCGATGCCACGCGCGAGGACACGCTCAAGGAGGTGGCGGGCAAGGGCGGGGTGTTCCGTGTCACCCACAGGCTGCAGAAGGAGTTCGGCGGCCGCAGGGTGTTCAACTCGCCGCTGGCCGAGGCCAACATCATCGGGCGCGCCATCGGCATGGCACTGCGCGGGCTCAAGCCGGTGGTCGAAATCCAGTTCATGGACTACATCTGGCCGGCGATGATGCAGTTGCGCAACGAGCTGGGCTACATGCGCTACCGCTCGGGCAACCACTGGAAGTGCCCGGTGGTGGTGCGGGTGGCCTCCGGGGGCTACCTGCACGGTGGCGCGCCCTACCACAGCCAGTCGGGCGAGGCGCTCTTCGCGCACTGTCCCGGGCTGCGCGTGGTGATGCCCTCGACGGCGCTGGACGCCAACGGGCTGTTGCGCACCGCCATCCGCTGCGACGACCCGGTGATCTTCTGCGAGCCGAAGCACCTCTACCGCCAGGTGCACAACAAGGGCCGCTATCCCGGCCCGGAGTACATGGTGCCCTTCGGCGCCGCGCGGCGCGTGCGGGAGGGCGACACGATGACCGTGGTCAGCTACGGGTCCACGGTGTACCGCGCATGGCAGGCGGCGCGCACGCTGCAGTCCGAGGAGATCTCCCTGGACCTGCTGGACCTGCGCACCATCGTGCCCTACGACTGGGACTCCATCGCGGAGTCCGTGCGGCGCACCCACCGCGCGCTGGTGGTGCACGAGGACGCGCTGTCCTTCGGCGTGGGCGCGGAGATCGCGGCGCGGATCGGCTCGGAGTTGTTCGAGTTCCTGGACGCCCCGGTGGAGCGGGTCGGGGCCATGGACTGCCCGGTGGCGTACGCGCCGGACCTCGAGGACGAGATCCTGCCGCAGACCTCCGACATCGTGGCCGCGGCGCGGCGGGTCGCGGCCTACTGA
- the ribA gene encoding GTP cyclohydrolase II, whose translation MKAQSQTALATPPWPVARVARVHLPSEFGDFRLYGYESPRDGKEHLAIVKEPVRAVKNAPWLVRIHSECLTGDVLGSHRCDCGPQLEMALRRIEAEGRGVVVYLRQEGRGIGLLNKLRAYALQERGLDTVDANERLGFPADGREYGPAAGILSDLGIRKVRLLSNNPRKIEGLERHGIQVVSREPIEVSPTMANARYLFTKRARMGHLLELKRAGSLQA comes from the coding sequence ATGAAAGCCCAGTCGCAGACCGCGCTTGCGACGCCGCCCTGGCCGGTGGCGCGCGTGGCGCGCGTGCACCTGCCCAGTGAATTCGGAGATTTCCGCCTTTACGGATACGAGTCCCCGCGCGACGGCAAGGAACACCTGGCCATCGTGAAGGAGCCGGTGCGTGCGGTGAAGAACGCCCCGTGGCTGGTGCGCATCCACTCCGAGTGCCTCACCGGCGACGTGCTCGGCTCGCACCGCTGCGATTGCGGACCGCAGCTGGAGATGGCGCTGCGCCGCATCGAGGCGGAAGGCCGCGGCGTGGTGGTGTACCTGCGCCAGGAGGGGCGCGGCATCGGGCTGCTGAACAAGCTGCGCGCCTACGCGCTGCAGGAGCGCGGGCTGGACACGGTGGACGCCAACGAGCGGCTGGGCTTCCCGGCCGACGGACGCGAGTACGGGCCCGCGGCGGGCATCCTGTCCGACCTGGGAATCCGAAAGGTGCGCCTGCTCAGCAACAATCCCCGGAAGATCGAGGGGCTCGAGCGCCACGGGATCCAGGTGGTCTCGCGCGAGCCGATCGAGGTTTCGCCCACGATGGCCAACGCCCGTTACCTGTTCACCAAGCGCGCCCGCATGGGTCACCTGCTGGAGCTCAAGCGCGCCGGTTCGCTGCAGGCTTGA